One Curtobacterium herbarum genomic window carries:
- a CDS encoding PLD nuclease N-terminal domain-containing protein has translation MGILLSGVGVVLLVFALIDIITRTDSEVRGLPKVAWIILVILLPVVGSIVWFAIGHDWAAGPRNHGRYLEPTRHEDRYATLGAAKSAHGDKRVSSTEQELAELEREIEYWEAQARLKRAKDAAGEGDATSAS, from the coding sequence ATGGGAATCCTGCTGTCCGGCGTGGGCGTCGTCCTGCTCGTGTTCGCGCTGATCGACATCATCACGCGCACCGACAGCGAGGTGCGGGGGCTACCGAAGGTCGCATGGATCATCCTCGTGATCCTGCTGCCCGTCGTCGGCAGCATCGTCTGGTTCGCGATCGGGCACGACTGGGCGGCCGGACCCCGGAACCACGGGCGCTACCTCGAACCCACCCGCCACGAGGACCGCTACGCCACGCTCGGCGCCGCCAAGAGCGCGCACGGCGACAAGCGTGTCTCGAGCACCGAGCAGGAACTCGCCGAGCTCGAGCGGGAGATCGAGTACTGGGAAGCGCAGGCGCGCCTGAAGCGGGCGAAGGACGCCGCAGGCGAGGGCGACGCGACGTCGGCGTCGTGA
- a CDS encoding molybdenum cofactor biosynthesis protein MoaE: MSATAAERVVVADVVDRDITVDEVSAVVASDHDGAVVTFAGVVRDHDGGKGVTALDYERHPSAGDVIASVARTVAEQHPEVRIAVLHRVGALGIGDVALAAAVASGHRAAAFAACGALVDLVKEQVPIWKHQRFTDGSDEWVAAL; this comes from the coding sequence GTGAGCGCGACCGCAGCCGAGCGGGTCGTCGTGGCGGACGTCGTCGACCGGGACATCACCGTCGACGAGGTGTCCGCGGTCGTCGCCTCGGACCACGACGGCGCCGTCGTCACCTTCGCCGGGGTCGTCCGCGACCACGACGGCGGCAAGGGCGTCACCGCGCTCGACTACGAGCGGCACCCGAGCGCCGGCGACGTCATCGCCTCGGTCGCCCGCACCGTCGCTGAACAGCACCCCGAAGTCCGCATCGCCGTGCTGCACCGCGTCGGCGCGCTCGGCATCGGGGACGTCGCGCTCGCCGCAGCCGTCGCGTCCGGGCACCGGGCCGCGGCCTTCGCGGCCTGCGGCGCCCTGGTCGACCTCGTGAAGGAACAGGTGCCGATCTGGAAGCACCAGCGCTTCACCGACGGGTCCGACGAGTGGGTCGCGGCGCTCTGA
- a CDS encoding MogA/MoaB family molybdenum cofactor biosynthesis protein has protein sequence MTLDTTGRSRAAVLVVSTSAATDPALDRTGPVIAEWLRARGFSVGDPAIVPDGGPVADTLTAAVTGGAQVVITTGGTGVTPTDRTPEAVAPLLDLELPGIAEEIRRRGLAGAGPTALLSRGVAGVVGGRAFVVTLPGSRGGVADGLAVLDGLLDHLLAQLHGDGHAPRSAS, from the coding sequence ATGACGCTCGACACGACCGGCCGCAGCCGCGCCGCCGTCCTCGTGGTCTCGACCTCCGCCGCCACCGACCCCGCGCTCGACCGCACCGGACCCGTCATCGCCGAGTGGCTCCGCGCTCGCGGGTTCAGCGTCGGCGACCCGGCGATCGTCCCCGACGGCGGACCGGTCGCCGACACCCTCACCGCAGCCGTCACCGGCGGTGCCCAGGTCGTCATCACCACCGGCGGCACCGGCGTCACCCCGACCGACCGCACCCCCGAAGCCGTCGCGCCGCTGCTCGACCTGGAACTCCCCGGCATCGCCGAGGAGATCCGCCGCCGCGGTCTCGCCGGCGCCGGACCCACCGCTCTGCTCAGCCGCGGGGTCGCCGGGGTCGTCGGTGGCCGGGCCTTCGTCGTCACGCTGCCCGGGTCCCGCGGCGGGGTCGCCGACGGGCTCGCCGTGCTCGACGGACTCCTCGACCACCTGCTCGCCCAGCTGCACGGCGACGGCCACGCACCGCGGAGTGCCTCGTGA
- the moaC gene encoding cyclic pyranopterin monophosphate synthase MoaC, with product MTDLSHVRADGSAHMVDVSDKDVTARSATATATLVTRPDVVARILDGSLPKGEVIGTARIAAIMAVKKTADLIPLCHPLPIAGVEVDITGTEDRVVIQVSVRTTSRTGVEMEALTGASVAALTVYDMVKAVDRAASITDIRVLEKHGGRSGDWSAS from the coding sequence ATGACCGACCTGTCCCACGTCCGCGCCGACGGCAGCGCGCACATGGTCGACGTCTCCGACAAGGACGTCACCGCACGCTCCGCCACTGCGACCGCGACGCTTGTCACCCGGCCGGACGTCGTTGCCCGGATCCTCGACGGCTCGCTGCCCAAGGGCGAGGTGATCGGCACCGCCCGGATCGCGGCGATCATGGCGGTGAAGAAGACCGCCGACCTCATCCCGCTCTGCCACCCGCTGCCGATCGCCGGGGTCGAGGTCGACATCACCGGCACCGAGGACCGCGTCGTCATCCAGGTCTCCGTGCGCACGACCTCCCGCACCGGGGTGGAGATGGAGGCCCTGACCGGCGCCAGCGTCGCCGCGCTCACCGTCTACGACATGGTCAAGGCCGTCGACCGGGCGGCCTCGATCACGGACATCCGCGTGCTCGAGAAGCACGGCGGCCGTTCCGGCGACTGGAGCGCATCATGA
- a CDS encoding molybdopterin molybdotransferase MoeA, whose product MRTIGQHREAVQALVEPALPGGRGAGSGSASASASASAPVETVSVVDLAVASGAGRGYRVLATAVPAPTPLPAFNNSQMDGFAVRAADAGTTLRVVAPIPAGLVPPPLEPGTAAPIMTGARIPDGADAVFPVESTPAGAFPAALDADVVPVPDDLAAGTFVRVAGSDLRAGAAIARAGQPVTPAVLGALAGAGVATVDVVRRPRVIVVSTGSELLDDGGVGTAGDLRDGAAIGDANGVALSAAFAEVGVETRRVRVPDDAERFVDALDQAVGEWADVVLTTGGISAGAYEVVRQALEPRGLQVTPVAMQPGGPQALGSVVIAGRPVPVVAFPGNPVSALVSFEVFLRPVLARAAGLPGARPSDDLPSADTATSPAGKHQVRRGTIVDGRVQFVGGPSSHLLWHYAEATHLVHVPVGTSQVDPGDVLTVWSIR is encoded by the coding sequence GTGCGAACGATCGGTCAGCACCGGGAAGCAGTCCAGGCGCTCGTCGAGCCGGCGCTGCCCGGGGGACGAGGAGCCGGATCCGGGTCGGCGTCGGCCTCGGCGTCGGCGTCGGCGCCGGTCGAGACCGTGTCCGTCGTCGACCTGGCGGTCGCGTCCGGTGCCGGGCGGGGGTACCGGGTGCTCGCGACGGCCGTCCCCGCCCCGACACCGCTGCCGGCGTTCAACAACAGCCAGATGGACGGGTTCGCCGTCCGCGCTGCCGACGCCGGCACCACCCTGCGCGTCGTCGCCCCGATCCCGGCCGGCCTCGTGCCCCCGCCGCTCGAGCCGGGCACCGCGGCACCGATCATGACCGGGGCGCGGATCCCCGACGGCGCCGACGCCGTGTTCCCGGTGGAGTCGACCCCGGCCGGCGCCTTCCCCGCCGCCCTCGACGCCGACGTCGTGCCGGTGCCGGACGACCTCGCCGCGGGGACCTTCGTCCGGGTCGCCGGTTCCGACCTCCGCGCCGGTGCCGCCATCGCCCGTGCGGGGCAGCCCGTCACCCCCGCCGTGCTCGGCGCGCTCGCCGGGGCCGGTGTCGCCACGGTCGACGTGGTCCGCCGTCCGCGGGTCATCGTCGTGTCGACCGGCAGCGAGCTGCTCGACGACGGTGGGGTCGGCACGGCCGGTGACCTGCGGGACGGCGCGGCGATCGGCGACGCGAACGGTGTCGCGCTGTCCGCCGCGTTCGCCGAGGTCGGCGTCGAGACCCGCCGCGTCCGGGTGCCCGACGACGCCGAACGGTTCGTCGACGCGCTCGACCAGGCCGTGGGGGAGTGGGCCGACGTCGTCCTCACCACGGGCGGCATCAGCGCGGGCGCGTACGAGGTCGTCCGACAGGCGCTCGAGCCCCGGGGGCTCCAGGTGACCCCGGTCGCGATGCAACCCGGCGGTCCCCAGGCCCTCGGCAGCGTCGTGATCGCCGGCCGGCCGGTGCCCGTCGTCGCCTTCCCCGGCAACCCCGTCTCGGCACTGGTCTCGTTCGAGGTGTTCCTGCGCCCCGTCCTCGCCCGCGCCGCCGGACTGCCGGGAGCCCGTCCGAGCGACGACCTGCCGAGCGCCGACACGGCGACCTCGCCCGCAGGGAAGCACCAGGTCCGGCGCGGCACCATCGTGGACGGCCGCGTGCAGTTCGTCGGCGGGCCGAGCTCACACCTGCTCTGGCACTACGCGGAAGCCACGCACCTCGTCCACGTCCCGGTCGGCACCAGTCAGGTCGACCCGGGCGACGTCCTGACCGTCTGGAGCATCCGATGA
- a CDS encoding MTAP family purine nucleoside phosphorylase, whose amino-acid sequence MENEKTATIGVIGGSGLYELFEPGTADEIDVPTPYGATSSPISIGTMSGRRVAFLTRHGRAHSVAPHRIEHRANLWALRSLGVRAVVSSSAVGGLHPDYAPGTFVVTDQLIDRTWGRADTYFEDEVQHLSFADPFDPVLRRAAIDAIAALDVPFRPTGTCVVIQGPRFSSRAESVWMREAGGHTINMTMSPEVPLAAELGIGTVNLSFVTDADAGLAPATDETASTSTGTSTAGTADAAAPVTHQAVMDRLARANEVIVRAIGSIVAAVPDDYTPRELVPASASARVLERRP is encoded by the coding sequence GTGGAGAACGAGAAGACGGCAACGATCGGTGTGATCGGTGGATCCGGCCTGTACGAGCTGTTCGAGCCCGGGACCGCCGACGAGATCGACGTCCCGACCCCGTACGGCGCCACCTCGAGCCCGATCAGCATCGGCACGATGTCCGGCCGCCGGGTCGCGTTCCTCACCCGGCACGGTCGCGCGCACTCGGTCGCCCCGCACCGCATCGAGCACCGCGCGAACCTCTGGGCACTGCGCTCGCTCGGGGTCCGGGCCGTGGTCTCCTCGAGCGCCGTCGGCGGCCTGCACCCCGACTACGCCCCCGGCACCTTCGTGGTGACGGACCAGCTGATCGACCGCACGTGGGGCCGCGCCGACACCTACTTCGAGGACGAGGTGCAGCACCTCTCCTTCGCCGACCCGTTCGACCCGGTGCTCCGCCGCGCGGCGATCGACGCCATCGCAGCGCTGGACGTGCCGTTCCGCCCGACCGGCACGTGCGTCGTGATCCAGGGTCCGCGGTTCTCGAGCCGCGCCGAGTCGGTGTGGATGCGCGAGGCCGGCGGTCACACCATCAACATGACGATGTCGCCCGAGGTCCCCCTGGCCGCCGAGCTCGGCATCGGTACGGTGAACCTGTCGTTCGTCACGGACGCCGACGCGGGCCTCGCCCCTGCCACGGACGAGACCGCCAGCACGAGCACCGGCACCAGCACCGCCGGCACCGCCGACGCCGCGGCCCCGGTCACCCACCAGGCCGTGATGGACCGCCTGGCCCGCGCGAACGAGGTCATCGTCCGCGCCATCGGCTCGATCGTCGCCGCGGTCCCCGACGACTACACCCCGCGCGAACTCGTTCCGGCGAGCGCCTCCGCACGCGTGCTGGAGCGCCGCCCGTGA
- a CDS encoding NAD-dependent epimerase/dehydratase family protein, producing MTRLLVTGGAGFIGSTIVRQALAAGYEVRVLDSLRTDVHGDPEAVVTAHRTAGIELVHGDVRDRVALDAALHEVDVVCHQAAKVGLGVDFQDAPDYVSSNDAGTAHVLAAMDRLDLGRLVVASSMVVYGEGAYTTADGEPLRPPARRREDLDAGQFDPIGPDGRPLLPGLIDESAALDPRNVYAQTKVAQEQLASSWTRATGGRAIALRYHNVYGPGMPANTPYAGVASLFRSALARGEAPRVFEDGAQRRDFVHVDDVAGANLAAIAATESAPSESFRAFNVGSGTVHTIGEMAAAIAGPDGPQPVVTGEYRLGDVRHVTASSARIAEELGWHAQVDFTEGMRDFATAPLRAAVR from the coding sequence GTGACCCGCCTGCTCGTCACCGGTGGCGCCGGGTTCATCGGCTCGACCATCGTCCGCCAGGCCCTGGCCGCCGGGTACGAGGTGCGCGTCCTCGACTCCCTGCGCACCGACGTGCACGGAGACCCGGAGGCCGTGGTCACCGCCCACCGCACCGCCGGCATCGAGCTCGTGCACGGCGACGTCCGCGACCGGGTGGCGCTCGACGCGGCGCTGCACGAGGTCGACGTGGTCTGCCACCAGGCCGCGAAGGTCGGCCTCGGCGTCGACTTCCAGGACGCGCCCGACTACGTCTCGAGCAACGACGCCGGCACCGCGCACGTGCTCGCCGCGATGGACCGCCTGGACCTCGGCCGGCTCGTGGTCGCCAGCTCGATGGTCGTCTACGGCGAGGGTGCGTACACGACCGCGGACGGCGAGCCCCTGCGCCCGCCGGCCCGACGCCGCGAGGACCTGGACGCCGGGCAGTTCGACCCGATCGGCCCCGACGGCCGGCCGCTGCTGCCGGGCCTGATCGACGAGTCCGCAGCGCTCGACCCGCGGAACGTCTACGCGCAGACGAAGGTCGCGCAGGAGCAGCTCGCATCGTCGTGGACCCGCGCCACCGGTGGTCGTGCGATCGCGCTCCGCTACCACAACGTCTACGGCCCGGGCATGCCGGCGAACACCCCCTACGCAGGTGTCGCGTCCCTGTTCCGCTCGGCCCTCGCTCGCGGTGAGGCCCCGCGGGTCTTCGAGGACGGCGCGCAGCGACGCGACTTCGTGCACGTCGACGACGTCGCGGGCGCGAACCTCGCGGCCATCGCCGCGACCGAGTCCGCCCCGTCGGAGTCCTTCCGGGCGTTCAACGTCGGCTCCGGCACGGTCCACACGATCGGCGAGATGGCGGCCGCGATCGCCGGTCCGGACGGCCCGCAGCCGGTCGTCACCGGCGAGTACCGCCTGGGCGACGTCCGTCACGTGACCGCCTCCTCGGCCCGCATCGCCGAGGAGCTCGGCTGGCACGCGCAGGTCGACTTCACCGAGGGCATGCGCGACTTCGCGACGGCTCCGCTCCGCGCCGCGGTCCGCTGA
- a CDS encoding glycosyltransferase family 2 protein encodes MSVDVILPCLDEADALPSVIGRLPEGYRAVVVDNGSTDGSADVARAHGALVVTEPVRGFGSACAAGVAAATADYVAFCDADASMDPAELPALVQRVADGRVDLALGRRVPTSRGAWAPHARFANRVLAVLMRRATGYRLTDLGPMRVMRREDLVALDLRDRRSGYPLEMVLAAHAAGWRVDESDIGYAQRIGDSKVTGTLRGTVNAVKDMSRLLRAYRREARTRTVAPVSVRQRVASTSAAAEPTTAEVRS; translated from the coding sequence ATGAGCGTCGACGTGATCCTCCCCTGCCTCGACGAGGCGGACGCACTGCCGTCCGTCATCGGCCGCCTGCCCGAGGGGTACCGGGCCGTCGTCGTCGACAACGGCTCGACCGACGGTTCCGCCGACGTCGCCCGCGCACACGGCGCCCTCGTCGTGACCGAGCCGGTCCGTGGTTTCGGGTCCGCCTGCGCCGCCGGTGTCGCCGCAGCGACCGCCGACTACGTCGCCTTCTGTGACGCCGACGCGTCGATGGACCCCGCCGAGCTCCCCGCCCTGGTCCAGCGCGTCGCGGACGGCCGGGTCGACCTGGCCCTCGGCCGCCGCGTCCCCACCAGCCGCGGGGCCTGGGCGCCGCACGCACGCTTCGCCAACCGCGTCCTCGCCGTCCTGATGCGTCGTGCGACCGGGTACCGTCTGACCGACCTCGGCCCGATGCGCGTGATGCGCCGCGAGGACCTGGTCGCCCTGGACCTCCGCGACCGCCGCAGCGGCTACCCGCTCGAGATGGTCCTCGCCGCGCACGCCGCCGGCTGGCGCGTCGACGAGTCCGACATCGGGTACGCGCAGCGCATCGGTGACAGCAAGGTCACCGGCACGCTCCGTGGCACGGTGAACGCCGTCAAGGACATGTCGCGCCTCCTCCGTGCCTACCGACGGGAGGCCCGCACCCGGACCGTCGCGCCCGTGTCGGTCCGCCAGCGGGTCGCCTCCACCTCCGCGGCTGCGGAACCCACGACCGCCGAGGTCCGCTCGTGA
- a CDS encoding TIGR04282 family arsenosugar biosynthesis glycosyltransferase, giving the protein MTGITVAVVAKECLPGKVKTRLTPALTPEGAARVAAASLADTLATVSALPAARRVLFYDGDVLPEGADGFDVLHQPGGGLDERLGFLFDTVQEPLLLVGMDTPQVSVDALAPVFDGAERDAWFGPAEDGGFWSLFMREPTGDLIRGVPMSQDDTGAVQLERLRSAGLDTGLLAELLDVDTLPDAERVAALAPTTRFAAALADESTTTTGGVR; this is encoded by the coding sequence GTGACCGGCATCACGGTAGCCGTCGTGGCGAAGGAGTGCCTGCCCGGCAAGGTCAAGACACGCCTGACCCCGGCCCTGACGCCTGAGGGTGCTGCCAGGGTCGCCGCGGCCAGCCTCGCGGACACGCTCGCCACGGTGTCGGCCCTGCCGGCGGCTCGCCGGGTCCTCTTCTACGACGGCGACGTCCTGCCCGAGGGCGCGGACGGTTTCGACGTCCTGCACCAGCCGGGCGGCGGACTCGACGAGCGCCTGGGCTTCCTGTTCGACACCGTGCAGGAGCCGCTCCTGCTGGTCGGCATGGACACCCCGCAGGTCTCGGTCGATGCCCTGGCCCCCGTGTTCGACGGCGCCGAGCGCGACGCCTGGTTCGGTCCGGCCGAGGACGGCGGCTTCTGGTCCCTGTTCATGCGTGAGCCGACCGGTGACCTGATCCGCGGCGTCCCGATGTCGCAGGACGACACCGGCGCCGTGCAGCTCGAACGGTTGCGGTCCGCCGGGCTGGACACGGGCCTCCTGGCCGAACTGCTCGACGTCGACACGCTGCCGGACGCCGAGCGCGTCGCCGCCCTCGCTCCCACCACGCGGTTCGCGGCGGCCCTGGCCGACGAGTCCACGACGACCACCGGAGGTGTCCGATGA
- a CDS encoding class I SAM-dependent methyltransferase yields MTDTTSTLQAFGAGGDEPYARALRSDGRLRLTDPDRPGEVVTMDVGRWSAAADRVDRSLLEGADGPVIDLGCGPGRMLVAALRMGLPALGVDVSAEAVAIATRSGGRAVQGSVFEPVPDEGHWDTALIIDGNIGIGGDPVALLARAAEIVRVGGRVVVETNRDADADRTYVATVTDADGHASSAFPWAEVGLAALHAHAATAGLTARQSWTDGGRHFCELIA; encoded by the coding sequence ATGACCGACACGACGAGCACCCTGCAGGCCTTCGGGGCCGGCGGCGACGAGCCGTACGCACGGGCCCTCCGCTCCGACGGCCGACTGCGCCTCACCGACCCCGACCGTCCGGGCGAGGTCGTCACGATGGACGTCGGCCGCTGGAGCGCCGCGGCGGACCGGGTCGACCGGTCCCTGCTCGAGGGTGCCGACGGTCCGGTCATCGACCTCGGCTGCGGGCCGGGCCGGATGCTCGTGGCTGCGCTGCGGATGGGGCTGCCGGCACTCGGCGTCGACGTCTCGGCCGAGGCGGTCGCGATCGCCACGCGGTCCGGCGGTCGCGCGGTCCAGGGATCGGTGTTCGAACCGGTGCCGGACGAGGGCCACTGGGACACCGCACTCATCATCGACGGCAACATCGGCATCGGCGGGGACCCGGTCGCCCTGCTCGCCCGGGCTGCCGAGATCGTCCGGGTCGGCGGCCGTGTCGTCGTCGAGACGAACCGCGACGCCGATGCCGACCGCACCTACGTCGCCACCGTGACGGACGCCGACGGCCACGCGAGCTCCGCGTTCCCGTGGGCCGAGGTCGGCCTCGCCGCGCTGCACGCCCACGCCGCCACGGCCGGGCTGACCGCTCGGCAGAGCTGGACCGACGGCGGGCGGCACTTCTGCGAGCTCATCGCCTGA
- the pgm gene encoding phosphoglucomutase (alpha-D-glucose-1,6-bisphosphate-dependent), giving the protein MNDRAGTPATADDLVDLDALTAAYYDRVPDVTNPEQKVVFGTSGHRGSSLDSAFNDTHIAAITQAIVEYRTAQGTDGPLFIGRDTHALSGPAERTALEVLAANGVHVLADADNGYVPTPALSHAIIAYNTAGHDDTADGIVITPSHNPPRDGGFKYNPPHGGPADSDATTWIADRANAIIAGGNTEVQRAEHATHDGYDFLRNYVADLENIIDIAAIKRAGVKIGANPLGGASLPYWNLIRDHYGLDLTVVNPDVDPTWSFMTLDWDGKIRMDPSSPSAMASVVARKDDFDVLTGNDADSDRHGIVTPDGGLMNPNHYLAVAIEYLYAHRPHWRDDAAIGKTLVSSSIIDRVAESLGRRLWEVPVGFKWFVPGLIDGSVAFGGEESAGASFLRMDGTAWTTDKDGIILALLASEIVAVTGKTPSQLYAELTERFGDPVYQRVDAAASKEQKARLSKLDGDAITAETLAGDPITAKLSKAPGNDAAVGGVKVVTDKAWFAARPSGTEDVYKIYAESFVGQEHLEQVQREAKEIVDAALGA; this is encoded by the coding sequence ATGAACGACCGTGCCGGAACCCCAGCGACCGCAGACGACCTCGTCGACCTCGATGCGCTCACCGCGGCGTACTACGACCGGGTCCCGGACGTCACGAACCCCGAGCAGAAGGTCGTGTTCGGCACCTCGGGCCACCGCGGCTCCTCGCTCGACAGTGCGTTCAACGACACGCACATCGCCGCCATCACGCAGGCGATCGTGGAGTACCGCACCGCGCAGGGCACCGACGGCCCGCTCTTCATCGGCCGTGACACCCACGCGCTCTCCGGCCCGGCCGAACGCACCGCGCTCGAGGTCCTGGCCGCCAACGGTGTGCACGTGCTCGCCGACGCCGACAACGGGTACGTCCCGACGCCGGCACTGAGCCACGCGATCATCGCGTACAACACCGCCGGGCACGACGACACCGCCGACGGCATCGTCATCACCCCGAGCCACAACCCGCCGCGCGACGGCGGGTTCAAGTACAACCCGCCGCACGGCGGCCCGGCGGACAGCGACGCCACGACGTGGATCGCCGACCGGGCCAACGCGATCATCGCCGGCGGCAACACCGAGGTACAGCGCGCCGAGCACGCCACGCACGACGGCTACGACTTCCTGCGCAACTACGTCGCCGACCTCGAGAACATCATCGACATCGCGGCGATCAAGCGCGCCGGGGTGAAGATCGGCGCCAACCCGCTCGGTGGCGCCTCGCTGCCGTACTGGAACCTCATCCGCGACCACTACGGGCTCGACCTGACCGTGGTGAACCCCGACGTCGACCCGACCTGGTCGTTCATGACGCTCGACTGGGACGGCAAGATCCGGATGGACCCGTCGAGCCCGTCGGCGATGGCCTCGGTGGTCGCGCGCAAGGACGACTTCGACGTCCTGACCGGCAACGACGCCGACTCCGACCGCCACGGCATCGTCACGCCCGACGGTGGCCTGATGAACCCGAACCACTACCTCGCCGTCGCGATCGAGTACCTCTACGCGCACCGTCCGCACTGGCGGGACGACGCCGCGATCGGCAAGACCCTGGTGTCGTCGAGCATCATCGACCGGGTCGCCGAGTCCCTGGGCCGTCGCCTGTGGGAGGTCCCGGTCGGCTTCAAGTGGTTCGTGCCCGGCCTGATCGACGGCTCCGTGGCCTTCGGTGGCGAAGAGTCCGCGGGCGCGTCGTTCCTCCGCATGGACGGCACCGCGTGGACGACCGACAAGGACGGCATCATCCTGGCGCTCCTGGCGTCCGAGATCGTCGCCGTCACGGGCAAGACCCCGTCGCAGCTGTACGCCGAGCTCACCGAGCGCTTCGGCGACCCGGTGTACCAGCGTGTCGACGCAGCCGCCAGCAAGGAGCAGAAGGCCCGTCTGTCGAAGCTCGACGGCGACGCCATCACCGCCGAGACCCTGGCTGGCGACCCGATCACGGCGAAGCTGTCGAAGGCGCCGGGCAACGACGCGGCCGTCGGTGGCGTCAAGGTCGTCACGGACAAGGCCTGGTTCGCGGCCCGCCCGTCCGGCACCGAGGACGTCTACAAGATCTACGCCGAGAGCTTCGTCGGGCAGGAGCACCTGGAGCAGGTGCAGCGCGAGGCCAAGGAGATCGTCGACGCGGCGCTCGGGGCCTGA